The Salinispora tropica CNB-440 genome has a window encoding:
- a CDS encoding SDR family oxidoreductase, translated as MGHGLREIKVAVVTGASGGVGRATVRQLARPGVAIALLARGRAGLDAAAEDVRAAGGHAVPIEVDMADYHQVAAAGQRVEDELGPIDVWINVAFSSVFAPVQQIRPEEFRRTTEVAYLGYVHGTLVALEHMTPRDRGTIVQVGSALAYRGIPLQAAYCGAKHAIVGFTEALRCELLHDKSNVKVTMVHLPAMNTPQFSWLLSRLPRHAQPVPPIYEPEVAARSIVAAAARPGRRAYWVGTPTALTILGNRLVPGLLDRYLGRTGYDSQQTDQPVGPDQPANLWQPADGAGGHDFGAHGAFTDRSLRHSPQAWLSRHRMVSVAGVAGLLLGVLAWRRT; from the coding sequence ATGGGGCACGGGCTGCGGGAGATCAAGGTGGCGGTGGTCACCGGTGCCAGTGGCGGGGTCGGGCGGGCCACCGTACGGCAGCTGGCGCGTCCGGGGGTCGCGATCGCCCTGTTGGCCCGCGGTCGTGCCGGTCTCGACGCCGCGGCCGAGGATGTCCGCGCCGCTGGCGGCCATGCCGTGCCGATCGAGGTCGACATGGCCGACTACCACCAGGTGGCCGCCGCCGGCCAGCGAGTCGAGGACGAACTGGGGCCGATCGACGTGTGGATCAATGTGGCCTTCAGCTCGGTCTTCGCGCCTGTCCAGCAGATTCGGCCCGAGGAGTTCCGCCGGACCACCGAGGTCGCCTACCTCGGCTACGTACACGGCACGCTGGTGGCCCTGGAGCACATGACCCCGCGGGACCGGGGCACCATCGTGCAGGTCGGGTCGGCGCTGGCGTACCGGGGAATTCCCCTACAGGCCGCCTACTGTGGGGCCAAGCACGCCATCGTCGGGTTCACCGAGGCGCTCCGTTGTGAGCTGCTGCACGACAAGAGCAACGTCAAGGTCACCATGGTGCACCTGCCGGCGATGAACACCCCGCAGTTCTCGTGGCTGCTGTCCCGGCTGCCGCGGCATGCCCAGCCGGTGCCGCCCATCTACGAGCCGGAGGTCGCCGCCCGCTCCATCGTCGCCGCTGCCGCACGGCCCGGCCGGCGAGCGTACTGGGTGGGTACGCCCACCGCCCTGACCATCCTGGGTAATCGGCTGGTGCCAGGGCTGCTGGATCGCTACCTGGGCCGGACGGGTTACGACTCGCAGCAGACCGACCAACCAGTCGGCCCGGACCAGCCGGCGAACCTGTGGCAACCGGCCGATGGGGCCGGCGGCCATGATTTCGGCGCGCACGGCGCGTTCACCGACCGATCGCTGCGGCACAGCCCGCAGGCGTGGCTGTCCCGGCACCGGATGGTGTCGGTGGCCGGCGTGGCCGGGTTGCTCTTAGGTGTTCTCGCTTGGCGTCGTACCTGA
- a CDS encoding glycoside hydrolase 5 family protein, with product MITNARTQSTRRFRLGANYVPSDGWFYSWLDFSADAARRDLEDLASIGLDHVRVFPVWPWIQPNRALLRQRPIDDLLTLIDVAAEFDLGVAVDLLQGHLSSFDFLPSWILTWHQSSIFTDRTARDGISEYVRRISTEVATRPNVFAITLGNEVNNLWPANPTTPAASHQWATELLDVVRAAAPDALHLHSVFDDAWYAPDHPFHPAEAVELGDLTTVHSWVFNGTSRIDGPLGPATTSHADYLLELAASSAPDANRPVWLQEVGVPRPDVPAEQAGEFVARTLATVAGNPALWGVTWWASHDIDRRLTDFPDREYDLGLFTVDHRPKPAALALAEFARDTAAHAAARVRPALVAPINPLREPTRRAEIAPGSAFHQEWVKARQTEPTAIVTPDRATDEGYLAARGLGPLR from the coding sequence TTGATCACTAATGCCCGTACGCAGAGCACCCGAAGGTTCCGCCTCGGCGCCAACTACGTACCGTCCGACGGCTGGTTCTACAGCTGGCTCGACTTCTCGGCTGACGCGGCCCGCCGCGACCTCGAAGACCTGGCGAGCATCGGCCTGGACCACGTACGCGTCTTCCCGGTATGGCCATGGATCCAACCCAACCGCGCGCTCCTGCGTCAACGACCAATCGACGACCTGCTCACGTTGATCGACGTGGCGGCGGAGTTCGATCTCGGTGTCGCGGTCGACCTGCTCCAGGGGCATCTGTCCAGCTTCGACTTCCTTCCCTCCTGGATACTCACCTGGCACCAGAGCAGCATCTTCACCGACCGGACTGCACGCGACGGCATCAGTGAGTACGTCCGGCGGATCAGCACCGAGGTCGCGACGCGCCCCAACGTCTTCGCCATCACCCTCGGCAACGAGGTCAACAACCTCTGGCCCGCGAACCCCACGACACCCGCCGCCTCCCACCAGTGGGCGACGGAGCTACTCGATGTGGTCCGCGCCGCAGCGCCCGACGCGCTCCACCTACACTCCGTCTTCGACGACGCGTGGTACGCCCCCGATCACCCCTTCCACCCCGCCGAGGCGGTCGAGCTGGGCGACCTGACCACGGTGCACTCCTGGGTGTTCAACGGCACCTCGCGCATCGACGGGCCGCTCGGTCCGGCCACCACCTCCCACGCCGACTACCTGCTGGAGCTCGCCGCCTCGAGCGCCCCGGACGCGAACCGCCCGGTGTGGCTGCAGGAGGTCGGGGTGCCCCGACCGGACGTACCTGCGGAGCAGGCCGGCGAATTCGTCGCGCGCACCCTGGCGACGGTGGCCGGCAACCCGGCGCTGTGGGGCGTCACCTGGTGGGCATCGCACGACATCGATCGTCGCCTCACCGACTTCCCGGACCGGGAATACGATCTGGGCCTGTTCACCGTCGACCACCGACCGAAGCCGGCCGCGCTCGCCCTGGCCGAGTTCGCCCGCGACACCGCGGCCCATGCTGCGGCCCGGGTTCGGCCAGCACTGGTGGCGCCGATCAACCCGCTCCGGGAGCCCACGCGGCGGGCGGAGATCGCACCAGGGAGCGCATTCCACCAGGAGTGGGTGAAGGCCCGTCAGACCGAACCCACCGCGATCGTCACCCCAGACCGGGCGACCGACGAGGGCTACCTCGCCGCCCGGGGCCTCGGCCCGCTCCGCTGA
- a CDS encoding LacI family DNA-binding transcriptional regulator, with product MQRPTIADIARRAGVSKGAVSFALNGRPGVSAATRARILRVAEEINWRPHSAARALGGARADAVGLVIARPARTLGVEPFFARLLSGLQAEFSSQSIALHLMIVEDTQAEIEIYRRWVSERRVDGLVLIDLKVRDPRIAVVEQLGIPAVVVGGPGRHGRVSSVWADDRTAMLSAVEYLAVLGHTRIAHVSGLPEFQHTQRRSRALRDAATRLTLPRARSLHTDFSDAQGAAATRKLLAGANRPSAIIFDSDLMAVAGLGVALEMGVAVPHELSIISFDDSVLAQLTHPSLTALSRDTYRFGVQAAQAMMAVLADPTKTKNHKTETPRLIARESTSPTRN from the coding sequence ATGCAGCGACCGACAATCGCCGACATCGCCCGGCGGGCCGGGGTCTCCAAGGGCGCCGTCTCGTTCGCGCTCAACGGCCGGCCCGGCGTCAGCGCGGCCACCCGGGCGCGCATCCTCCGCGTGGCCGAAGAAATCAACTGGCGTCCGCACAGTGCGGCGCGGGCCCTCGGCGGCGCCCGAGCCGACGCCGTCGGGCTGGTGATCGCGCGCCCTGCCCGCACCCTTGGGGTGGAGCCCTTCTTCGCTCGCCTGCTCTCCGGCCTGCAGGCGGAGTTCTCCAGTCAGTCGATCGCGCTGCACCTGATGATCGTCGAGGACACCCAGGCAGAGATCGAGATCTACCGGCGCTGGGTCTCCGAACGCCGGGTCGACGGCCTGGTGCTGATCGACCTGAAGGTTCGTGACCCACGCATCGCCGTCGTGGAGCAACTCGGGATCCCGGCCGTGGTGGTCGGCGGGCCGGGCCGGCACGGGCGCGTCTCCTCGGTCTGGGCCGACGACCGGACGGCGATGCTCTCGGCGGTGGAGTACCTCGCCGTACTCGGCCACACCCGGATCGCCCACGTGTCGGGGCTGCCCGAGTTCCAACACACCCAGCGCCGCTCCCGCGCACTGCGCGACGCCGCCACCCGGCTGACGCTGCCCCGCGCCCGGTCATTGCACACCGATTTCAGCGACGCCCAGGGCGCGGCGGCGACCCGCAAGCTGCTTGCCGGGGCCAACCGCCCATCGGCGATCATTTTCGACAGCGACCTGATGGCGGTCGCCGGGCTGGGCGTCGCGCTGGAAATGGGGGTCGCCGTCCCACACGAGCTGTCGATCATCTCCTTCGACGACTCGGTGTTGGCCCAGCTCACCCACCCCTCCCTCACCGCGCTGTCCCGCGACACCTACCGGTTCGGCGTGCAGGCCGCCCAGGCCATGATGGCGGTCCTGGCCGATCCCACGAAGACGAAGAACCACAAGACCGAGACGCCGCGGCTGATCGCGCGGGAGAGCACCTCACCGACCCGCAACTAG
- a CDS encoding ABC transporter substrate-binding protein, with translation MRTRLAGLALSSAVLTALAGCGLSGTDSSDDQVDITGEIKGTVTLQTWALKPKFTDYMQGVIDGFEEKYPGTTVKWLDQPGDGYSEKVLSQAASNELPDVTNLPPDFALPLAEQGLLLDVDQADDKLREEYVEGAIGSYEFAGLTGVFGYPWYLNTDVNFWNTELLAKYGLDADNLPTTMEEMVAQARIVKEKSGGAVHLMSRKPGVEDLTQAGVDIISEDGTEFVFNTPEAVAVLDLYRDAFAEGLLPRNVLTDAYLGNMDLFKKQQVAWTTGGGNSITDIAVDNPSLAEKVIASPSIGTPSLYTQGVSVAKNSDNLPAAVALARWVTNAENQAAFAEVVPGIFPSTVASAEDPQFSQSDGSNVGEAKKIAFTSLADAELLKPVIVDQAMDDFIKQQFSLAISGEITSQQALDKAVEKCNELLND, from the coding sequence ATGCGAACACGTTTGGCCGGGCTTGCCCTGTCGTCGGCCGTGTTGACAGCGCTCGCGGGATGCGGGCTGTCCGGCACGGACTCCAGTGACGACCAGGTCGATATCACCGGCGAGATCAAAGGCACCGTGACCCTGCAGACCTGGGCCCTGAAGCCCAAGTTCACCGACTACATGCAGGGTGTGATCGACGGCTTTGAGGAGAAGTACCCGGGGACGACCGTCAAGTGGCTGGACCAGCCCGGTGACGGTTACTCGGAGAAGGTGCTCAGCCAGGCGGCCAGCAATGAGCTGCCCGACGTGACGAATCTCCCACCGGACTTCGCCCTGCCCCTCGCCGAGCAGGGGCTGTTGCTCGACGTCGACCAGGCTGACGACAAGCTCCGTGAGGAGTACGTCGAGGGCGCCATCGGCTCCTACGAGTTCGCCGGTCTGACCGGGGTCTTCGGCTACCCGTGGTACCTGAACACCGACGTGAACTTCTGGAACACGGAGCTGCTGGCCAAGTACGGCCTGGACGCGGACAACCTGCCGACCACGATGGAGGAGATGGTCGCCCAGGCCCGGATCGTCAAGGAGAAGTCCGGCGGCGCGGTGCACCTGATGAGCCGCAAGCCCGGCGTCGAGGACCTTACCCAGGCCGGCGTCGACATCATCTCGGAGGACGGCACGGAGTTCGTCTTCAACACCCCCGAGGCCGTGGCGGTTCTGGACCTGTACCGGGACGCGTTCGCCGAGGGGCTCCTGCCCCGCAACGTGCTCACCGACGCATACCTCGGCAACATGGACCTGTTCAAGAAGCAGCAGGTCGCCTGGACCACCGGTGGCGGTAACTCGATCACCGACATCGCGGTCGACAACCCGTCGCTGGCCGAGAAGGTCATCGCGTCGCCGTCGATCGGTACCCCGTCGCTGTACACCCAGGGGGTATCAGTGGCGAAGAACAGTGACAACCTGCCCGCGGCCGTTGCCCTCGCCCGGTGGGTGACCAACGCGGAGAACCAGGCAGCCTTCGCCGAGGTCGTCCCCGGCATCTTCCCGAGTACAGTTGCCTCGGCAGAGGATCCGCAGTTCAGCCAGAGCGACGGCAGCAACGTCGGGGAAGCGAAGAAGATCGCCTTCACCTCGCTGGCGGACGCGGAGTTGTTGAAGCCAGTCATCGTCGACCAGGCGATGGACGACTTCATCAAGCAGCAGTTCTCCCTGGCGATCAGCGGGGAGATCACCTCGCAGCAGGCGCTGGACAAGGCAGTCGAAAAGTGCAACGAACTGCTCAACGACTGA
- a CDS encoding carbohydrate ABC transporter permease: protein MKTQRWFTPWLLLAPAAVWLLVFNLWPAINTVVLAFTNAKPLGGGSFTGLANFERMLNDEQLVYALVNSIVYMLVCLPLLLFLPLLLAVLLEKKLPGITFFRTAFYTPVIASAVVVALIWTWLLEDRGLVNGLAQQLGFITEPLPFLSGRWLLLFSAISLTVWKGLGYYMIIYLSALGNVSRQLHEAAAVDGAGPIRRFWSVTVPGVRTTMLLVSVLVTVSALRVFTELFVLTNGTGGPGGRTMSLVMLIQMYSRGFTGHLGYASALSLLLFVITVGPMLLLLRLNRKAA, encoded by the coding sequence ATGAAAACTCAGCGTTGGTTCACCCCCTGGTTGTTGCTCGCGCCCGCGGCCGTCTGGCTGCTGGTGTTCAACCTCTGGCCAGCGATCAACACCGTGGTCCTCGCGTTCACCAACGCCAAGCCACTCGGCGGTGGAAGCTTCACTGGCCTGGCCAACTTCGAGCGCATGCTCAACGACGAGCAACTCGTCTATGCGCTGGTGAACAGCATCGTTTACATGCTGGTCTGCCTACCCCTGCTGCTCTTTCTGCCGCTGCTGCTCGCGGTGCTGCTCGAGAAGAAGCTGCCCGGTATCACGTTCTTTCGTACCGCCTTCTACACCCCGGTGATCGCCTCCGCGGTGGTCGTGGCGCTGATCTGGACCTGGTTGCTGGAGGACCGCGGCCTCGTCAACGGTCTGGCCCAACAGCTCGGCTTCATCACCGAACCGTTGCCCTTCCTCAGCGGGCGTTGGCTGCTGCTGTTCAGCGCGATCAGCCTCACCGTCTGGAAGGGGCTCGGTTACTACATGATCATCTATCTGTCGGCTCTGGGGAACGTCTCGCGCCAGCTGCACGAGGCGGCCGCGGTTGACGGCGCCGGTCCGATCCGCCGGTTCTGGTCGGTCACCGTGCCCGGTGTGCGCACCACGATGTTGCTGGTCAGTGTCCTGGTCACCGTCTCCGCACTGCGGGTCTTCACCGAGTTGTTCGTCCTCACCAACGGCACCGGTGGCCCCGGCGGCCGGACCATGTCCCTGGTCATGCTCATCCAGATGTACAGCCGGGGCTTCACCGGGCACCTCGGCTACGCCTCGGCGCTCAGCCTGTTGTTGTTCGTGATCACTGTCGGCCCCATGCTTCTCCTCCTGCGCCTGAACCGGAAGGCGGCCTAG
- a CDS encoding carbohydrate ABC transporter permease, which yields MTQLSTPPAGAPAKTPASSPRRRRRGSGFGTMRRREKLLRYGLLLLALVVTIGPFVWQLSTSLKGAGENIYTTTPQFIPSNPTFDNYLRVADTIPVWSYAKNSLIVAAMAVVGNAVGATLAGFALAKLHFRGRTLFLALVLGTLVLPGEVTIVSQYVTVRSLGLADTLVGVALPTAVAMLNVLLMRAAFMAIPDEMDEAAVIDGATAWQRLIHVGLPNVRGMLSVITIFAFIGAWDDFLWPLIVLTDPKNYTLTVGLQYLSGAFTANPRVIAAGTMIAFIPIVIVFATLQRFFFRGVEEGAIKG from the coding sequence ATGACCCAGCTCAGCACCCCTCCCGCCGGCGCTCCGGCGAAGACGCCGGCCTCCTCGCCGAGGCGACGGCGTCGGGGCTCGGGCTTCGGCACCATGCGGCGGCGCGAGAAGCTGCTCCGGTACGGGTTGCTGCTGCTGGCGCTGGTGGTAACCATCGGGCCGTTCGTGTGGCAGCTGTCCACCTCCCTCAAAGGCGCCGGCGAGAATATCTACACCACGACCCCGCAGTTCATTCCCTCCAATCCGACGTTCGACAACTACCTGCGGGTGGCCGACACGATCCCCGTCTGGTCGTACGCGAAGAACTCGTTGATCGTGGCGGCAATGGCGGTCGTCGGTAACGCCGTGGGCGCGACTCTGGCCGGGTTCGCCCTCGCCAAGCTGCACTTTCGGGGTCGGACGCTGTTTCTCGCGCTGGTGCTCGGCACCCTGGTGCTGCCCGGCGAGGTGACGATCGTCTCGCAGTACGTGACGGTCCGCAGCCTCGGTCTGGCCGACACGTTGGTCGGTGTGGCGCTGCCCACCGCCGTCGCCATGTTGAACGTGCTGTTGATGCGCGCGGCGTTCATGGCGATCCCCGACGAGATGGACGAGGCAGCGGTGATCGACGGTGCGACGGCGTGGCAACGGCTGATCCATGTCGGGCTACCCAACGTTCGGGGCATGCTCAGCGTCATCACGATCTTCGCGTTCATCGGCGCGTGGGACGACTTCCTCTGGCCACTGATCGTGTTGACCGACCCGAAGAACTACACCCTCACCGTCGGCCTGCAATACCTCAGCGGGGCCTTTACCGCGAACCCGCGGGTCATCGCGGCCGGCACGATGATCGCGTTCATTCCGATCGTCATTGTCTTCGCGACACTGCAACGGTTCTTCTTCCGCGGTGTCGAGGAGGGCGCGATCAAGGGGTAA